Proteins encoded by one window of Salicibibacter halophilus:
- a CDS encoding IS4 family transposase — translation MDKHTLFSSFGKWISPINFQQLQEQVTNLRQDAYTKKLTTEAYIKLFLLAHLQETDSLAAISDGLLDEGLQQEVGFQAISSSQLSRKHRAIDPTLLSTIFVDLVQRIRYFHRQSSARMPLKIIDSSTIPLDLTRYKWAEFRKTKAGVKLHLRLVYMDRHTTYPDKAVLTPAKEHDRGQLEVLVDDKEAMYVFDRGYIDYERFDRMTDDGYFFVSRLRKNAFVRVLESFSLTDDSPVLSDQMVVIGSPQNRTENVFRLLKVDDTKGNQLLLITNRFDISAEEIADIYRDRWAVELFFKWLKQHVKIKAFYGFDETAVHNQIFLALIVYCLHVLIQLETNSKKRILQISRWLKAALWKPSRVWIRRFDNRSVP, via the coding sequence ATGGACAAGCATACCCTATTTTCTTCATTTGGTAAATGGATTTCACCGATTAACTTTCAACAATTGCAAGAACAAGTGACGAACCTACGTCAAGATGCCTATACGAAAAAGCTGACAACCGAAGCTTATATTAAACTGTTTCTCCTTGCGCACTTACAAGAGACGGATAGCCTCGCGGCGATTTCAGATGGGTTGTTAGATGAAGGTCTGCAACAGGAAGTTGGGTTCCAAGCTATTAGCTCATCCCAACTGTCTCGGAAACACCGAGCGATCGACCCAACTTTGTTATCGACGATCTTTGTGGATCTCGTGCAACGCATTCGGTATTTTCACCGACAATCGTCCGCGCGCATGCCGTTAAAGATCATCGATTCAAGTACCATTCCTCTTGATCTGACGCGGTATAAATGGGCGGAATTCCGGAAGACGAAAGCAGGGGTGAAGCTCCACTTGCGGCTCGTCTATATGGATCGACATACGACCTACCCTGATAAGGCTGTGTTGACACCGGCCAAAGAGCATGATCGCGGCCAACTCGAAGTGCTTGTGGATGACAAGGAAGCCATGTATGTCTTTGACCGAGGCTACATTGATTATGAACGCTTTGATCGAATGACCGATGATGGTTACTTTTTCGTATCTCGCCTTCGGAAAAATGCCTTTGTACGTGTCCTTGAATCATTTTCGCTGACTGATGACAGCCCTGTGCTGTCCGATCAGATGGTGGTGATCGGAAGCCCGCAAAATCGCACCGAGAACGTGTTTCGTCTGTTGAAAGTCGATGACACCAAGGGAAATCAGCTTCTCCTCATTACAAATCGGTTTGATATAAGTGCCGAGGAAATCGCAGACATCTATCGAGATCGTTGGGCGGTTGAGCTATTTTTTAAATGGTTGAAACAGCATGTGAAAATCAAGGCTTTTTATGGATTCGATGAAACAGCTGTCCACAATCAAATCTTTCTTGCACTCATTGTGTATTGTCTCCATGTCCTTATCCAGCTGGAAACCAACAGTAAAAAGAGGATTTTACAGATCTCCCGGTGGCTCAAAGCTGCGCTTTGGAAACCATCAAGGGTGTGGATTCGCCGTTTTGACAATCGTTCCGTTCCATAA
- a CDS encoding SAM-dependent methyltransferase translates to MNLWNERFQHKRYAFGKEPNVFLTEAQNNHHIIEQNDNALAIAEGEGRNAVYLAELGANVTAWDFSIEGLRKAERLALERDVHVETKHVDLNDAQWTFDHWDQIVCIYGHFSPHLKAKTIDGVKKALKPGGHFISEVYSIYQLPYNSGGPKSEDMLYAPIGGKVT, encoded by the coding sequence ATGAATTTATGGAATGAGCGTTTTCAACATAAACGTTACGCATTCGGTAAAGAGCCAAACGTTTTTTTAACAGAAGCCCAAAACAACCATCACATAATCGAACAAAATGACAATGCACTTGCAATTGCCGAAGGGGAAGGACGCAATGCTGTGTATTTAGCAGAGTTAGGAGCTAATGTTACTGCTTGGGATTTCTCGATTGAAGGGTTAAGAAAAGCTGAGCGTTTAGCTCTTGAACGCGATGTACACGTAGAAACAAAACATGTAGATTTAAATGATGCGCAATGGACCTTTGATCATTGGGATCAAATTGTATGCATTTACGGTCATTTTTCTCCACATTTAAAAGCAAAGACAATCGATGGTGTGAAGAAGGCTTTAAAGCCAGGCGGACATTTTATTTCTGAAGTGTATTCCATTTATCAACTACCATATAATAGTGGAGGTCCTAAATCCGAGGACATGCTTTATGCCCCCATAGGAGGAAAGGTTACCTAA
- a CDS encoding cytochrome b5 domain-containing protein, producing the protein MNKLLMILGSSVMLLAACGGEEATDEGDEAEGDQEFTLEELGEYDGQDGNDAYVAVDGVVYDVTDVAEWEGGEHAPAGGLEAGGDHTEEIEEAPHGTDVLEDLPTVGTLEE; encoded by the coding sequence GTGAATAAATTATTAATGATTCTTGGCAGCTCAGTCATGCTACTTGCTGCTTGCGGCGGAGAAGAAGCAACGGATGAAGGAGATGAAGCTGAAGGAGATCAAGAGTTTACATTGGAAGAACTTGGAGAATATGATGGGCAAGATGGAAACGATGCCTATGTAGCGGTTGATGGAGTCGTTTACGACGTTACAGATGTTGCAGAATGGGAAGGTGGAGAACACGCCCCCGCTGGTGGATTAGAGGCTGGTGGTGACCACACAGAAGAAATTGAAGAAGCTCCACATGGGACTGATGTATTAGAAGACTTACCAACTGTTGGCACACTTGAAGAATAA
- a CDS encoding C40 family peptidase, which translates to MNMRKLFLSSSLVTVVMFAPMWSESVSAYAEPDEDDDSGQDYYTEDNMGASQTYLLRDDQGSEVKQLQSDLSNQGYAVQVDGTFGSETENAVKEYQSDQGLVIDGIAGPNTYQALESDTSSNGDPSNEDSENQDPASSDSDIAVTAESVLGTPYEWSGTTPEGFDSSGFINYVFDQNGIDVSRTHAEMWENNGEHVTSMSIGDVVFFEGTYDTTGASHSGIYIGDNQMIHAGSEGVVQADITSDYWQDHLMGIKTMQ; encoded by the coding sequence ATGAACATGAGAAAATTATTTTTATCTTCATCACTCGTGACAGTTGTTATGTTTGCACCGATGTGGAGTGAAAGTGTCTCCGCATACGCTGAGCCCGACGAGGATGATGATAGTGGCCAAGATTATTATACAGAGGATAACATGGGCGCTTCCCAAACCTATCTCCTAAGAGATGACCAGGGTAGTGAAGTGAAGCAATTACAGTCTGATTTAAGTAATCAAGGGTACGCTGTTCAAGTCGATGGAACGTTTGGTTCAGAAACAGAAAATGCTGTTAAAGAGTATCAAAGCGATCAAGGCCTTGTTATAGATGGAATAGCCGGCCCAAATACATATCAGGCATTAGAATCAGACACTTCAAGTAATGGTGATCCGTCAAATGAAGATTCAGAAAACCAAGATCCAGCCTCTTCAGATTCAGATATTGCTGTAACAGCTGAGAGTGTACTAGGAACACCTTATGAATGGAGCGGCACAACGCCTGAAGGATTTGATAGCAGTGGTTTTATCAACTACGTGTTTGATCAAAATGGCATCGATGTCTCTCGAACACATGCAGAGATGTGGGAGAACAATGGGGAACACGTAACGTCTATGAGCATTGGGGATGTCGTGTTTTTCGAAGGAACGTATGATACGACAGGAGCTTCACACAGTGGCATATATATCGGGGATAACCAAATGATTCACGCAGGGAGTGAAGGCGTTGTTCAAGCCGACATCACCAGTGATTATTGGCAAGATCACCTCATGGGAATCAAAACCATGCAGTAA